GCCGCCCGCACCCCGGGCGCCTCGGTGCAGCTCGGTCAAGTGCAGTTGCAGATCACGGCGGTTGGCCCCGAAGGCGTCCAACGCGCCGACTTGGGCCAGCCTTTGGGCGAGTGGACGGCTGGGCCGCGCCCGCTCCCAGAAGTCCAGCAGCGAGGCGTACGGCTGCCCGTCCGCGATCCGCGCCGCCTCGGCCTCGCTGATGCCGTGCACGTCGGAGAGGGCCAACCGCAGCCCCCACACTCCGGATTCAGACACCAGTTCGATACGGTGTGCGACCCCCGACACATTCACGTCCAACGGCAGGATCGGCACCCCCCGCCGCCGCGCGTCCGCCAGCAGCAGCCGCTTCGGATACATCCCGGGGTCGTGCGTGAGCAGCCCAGCGTAGAAGGCGGCCGGGTGGTGCGCCTTCAGCCACGCCGACTGGTAGGTCGGTACGGCGAAGGCGACGGCGTGCGCCTTGCAGAAGCCGTACGAGCCGAAGGCCTCGACGATCTCCCAGGTCCGCTGAATCGTTTCTGCGTCGTAGCCCTTCGCCGCCGCGTGCTGGGCGAACCACACCTTGATCCGCCCCTGCGACTCCGGGTCGGACAGCCCGCGCCGCACCCGGTCCGCCTCGGCCCGTCCGCAGCCGGTCATGATGTCGACGATGTGGATGATCTGCTCATGGAAGACGACGACTCCGTACGTCTCCCGCAGCGGCCCTTCCAGATCCCGGTGCGGATAACGGATCGGCGCCCGCCCGTGCCGCGCCTCGATGAACGGCCGCACCATGTCGGCGGCGACCGGCCCCGGCCGGAAGAGCGAGATGTCGACCACGAGATCGTGGAAGGTGGCCGGCTGAAGCCGCCCGACCAGGTCCCGCTGCCCCGGCGACTCGATCTGGAAGCAGCCCAACGTCTCGGTGGAGCGGATGAGTTCGTACGTCGCCGGGTCGCCGTTCCCCCGTTCGAAATCGAGCGCGTCCAGGTCGACCCGCTCCCCCGTCGTCCGCTCCACCTCCGCGACCGCGTGCGCCATCGCCGACTGCATCCGCACCCCGAGCACATCGAGCTTGAGCAGCCCGAGGTCCTCGACGTCCTCCTTGTCGAACTGCGACATGGGGAAGCCCTCGCCACTGGTGGGCATGACCGGCGTACGGCTCAACAGGGACGCGTCGGACAGGAGCACTCCGCAGGGGTGCATGGCGATCCCGCGCGGGAGGGCGTCGAGGGCCTCGGTCAGCTCCCAGAGCCTGCCGTACTTCTCCTTCTCACCCGCGAGCCCGCGCAGTTCGGGCAACTCCTCCAGGGCCGCGCGGGCGTCCCGCGCGCGAATGTGCGGGAAGGACTTGGCGATGCGGTCGATGTCGGCCGGGTCCATGGAGAGGGCGGCGCCGACGTCCCGGATCGCGTGGCGGACGCGGTAGGTCTCCGGCATCGAGACGGTCGCGACCCGTTCGGTGCCGAACCGGCCGATGATCTCGCGGTAGACCTCCAGCCGGCGCGCGGACTCCACGTCGATGTCGATGTCGGGCAGTACCAGCCGGCGTTTGGACAGGAAGCGCTCCATCAGCAGCCCGTGCTCGACGGGGTCGGCGTGGGCGATGCCGAGGAGGTGGTTGACGAGGGAGCCGGCGCCGGAGCCGCGCGCGGCGACCCGGATGCCCATCTTCTTCACGTCGTCGACGACTTGAGCGACCGTCAGAAAGTAGGAGGCGAAGCCGTGGTGGGCGATGATGTCCAGTTCCTCGTGCATCCGCTCCCAGTAGGCGCGCCGGTGGTCGTAGCCGTGCAGCACCATGCCCGCCGCCGCCCGGGAGGCCAGCGCGCGCTGTGCGGTGCGGCGGCCGGCGCCGACGAGATGCGGTTCGGGGAAGTGGACGGTGCCGATGCCGAGGTCGTCCTCCGGGTCGACCAGGCACTCGGCGGCGGTGGCCTGCGTCTGCTCCAGCAGACGCAGTGCGGTGTCGCGCCGGAAGCCCGCGGCTTCGACGATCCGCTCGGCCGCCTCGAGCATGACGCCCGCGTCCTTGAGCCAGGCCTCCCCCGAGTCCAGTCCCTTGGCGGGGTCGACGGGGACGAGACGGCGGGCGGCGTCCAGGACGTCGGCGACCGGGCCGAGGCCGGGGTCGGCATAGCGGACGGCATTGCTGAGCACGGGCCGGATCCGCTGCTCGGCGGCGAAGCCGACGGTGCGGGCGGCCAGTCGCAGGGAGCCGGGGCCGGTGCCCGTGCGGTCGTGCCAGACGGCTTCGAGGCGCAGGGCGTCGCCGTAGGCCTCCCGCCAGGGGGCGAGGAGCCTCGCCGCCCGGTCGGGGCGCCCCGCGGCGAGCGCGCGGCCGACGTCGGAGTCGGGGCCGAGCAGGACGGCCAGACCCTCGGCGGGGGCGGCGGACCGGGGCAGCAGCGGGGTGTCCTCGGCGGTGTGGGCGGCGGTGACGAGACGGCACAGGCCGGCCCAGCCGCGGGCGCCGTCCCGGGCGAGGAAGGTCACCCGCGGTGTCGACTCGTCGATGAAGGCACCGCCGCGGACCGGGGTACGGCGCTTTTGTCGACGTACGGACTCCTGCTCCTCCACCGCCAGGTTCACGCCGAACAGCGGACGGACGCCCGCCTTGGCGCAGGCCTTGGCGAAGCGGACCGTGCCGCCGAGGGTGTCGCGGTCGGTGAGGGCGAGGGCGTCCATATGCCGTTCGGAGGCGCGCTCGGCCAGCCGCTCCGGGTGCGAGGCGCCGTAGCGCAGGGAGAACCCGGAGACGGTGTGCAGATGGGTGAAGCCAGGCATCCGCACCTCCCGCTATCGAACATCAGTTCCCGACTGCCTCACCCTCACCATAGACCAAATCCCGAACGTCTGTGCGATTGCCATGCGAACGTCCTTCACCTGCGGAAACGGCTACTCGGAGTCAGGAGCGTCCGTCTCGGCGGGTTCCTCGGCGTCCCTGACGGTCGCCTGGGCGGTGGTGCCGGGCGTCGTGCGCTGCGCGGTCTCCAGGGCGTGCAGCCGGCGCTTGATGTCGCGGAGCTCGGTCAGGAGGGTGTCGGGGCGGTTGATCCTGGTCACGGGATGCTCCTGTGCGTAGTGGGTGTCACGGTCAGCTGGACCTGTTCCTCGCCCGCGTCATTGCCCGGGGTGACCTCGATCCCGGTGATCCGTACGTCGAACTGGGTGCCCTCGGGGAAGAAGACGTCCTTGATGACGACGGTGGCGTCGTCGCCCACCTGGTAGGAGCCGAGCACCGGGTCCAGGTCGGCCCGCACGGTCAGCTCGGGCAGGACCACGGGGGCCGAGACGGCGGCGAGGGCCGAGCGGGCCTGGGAGGCCAGGAGGGCCGCGTCGGTGAGATGGACGTAGGAGACCTCGGTCTCGGTGAGCGGGCGTCCGGTGGCGCGGTCCTCGGCGACCGCGACGAGCTGGCTGTTCTCCCCCTCGCCCTGCTCGCCGAGGGCGAAGACCCGGCTCGCGGTGGAGGCGCCGTCGACCGGCCAGGTGTAGCCGATCAGGTTGGCCCCGTACTCCCACACGTGCGGGGTGCCCTGCTGGCCGAGGTGCGGGATGCCGACGCGCAGCCGGCGGACGGGGCGGCCGTCGGTGCCGTACGTCATGTCGAAGACGAAGTCGGGGCCGTTCTCCAGGCTCGCCAGCTCACGCAGGGCCTCGCCGGTGCTCTTGAGGTCGCTGCCGCGATAGACGAGGGTGCGGGTGATGCCGGAGCCGGCCGTGGACTCGGGGCGCACCCTGATGTCGCCGCCGGGGTGCGCCTGGGCGGTGGCGACGAGGGCGCGGGCGATGTCGGACTGGTCTCGGTCGATGAAGGGCACGTCGGCCGAGGACAGATCGGTGGCGTCCGGGTCGAAGTCGGCGGGCAGGACACGGCGGTGGTCGAAGTAGGAGAGGAAGCCGGCCGCCCCGACCTCCAGGTGCTGGTCGGCGGAGGTGTACTTGACGGTCCAGATCACCCCGCCCCATACGAGCACTCCGTCCCGCTCGACGTAGAGGGCGGTGCGTCCGGGCTCGGTGAGTTCCCGGGGGCGGTGCACGGTGACGCGCGGGTCGCCCAGGGGCAACCGGGCGCGGAACTCGCCGGCTTCGTTGAGTTCGCTGCTGAACGTGACGTCGTACAGCGGGAGTTCGTCGGTGACGGCGCCGGTGGCGAGGTCGGCGGTGTAGTAGGTGTAGCGGGTCGGGATGCGGGTCACTGGTCCACCAGCCAGGTGGTGTTGAGGTAGATCAACTGGGTGGCCGGCAACTGGACGCCCTGAGCGAACAGCACCACGGTGCCGTCGGTGCGGAGCATGAGTTCGAGCCCTCGTGTCACACCGCCCAGCGCGGTGTACCAGTGGTGCCCCACCGCCGGGCGGAAACCGGCCGGGACGGCGATCATGGAGATGGCGTTGGCCGAGAGGGCGACGGCGGTCTGCAGGGCGCCGCGCATGTGGACGGTGGCGCCGACCCGGCGTACGGCCGGTGTCTCGTTGTTGTACACGTTCCAGTTGGGAAGCAGGGGGAGGGTGACCCAGCCGGTGTCGTCGTTGACCGCCCGCCAGCCCGCCGAACTGTCGTACCACTCCAGATGGTTGGTGTCCCATCGGTGGATGTACATGCCGGTGTAGGGGTACGTGGGCCGGTTGGCCGCGCCCCAGACCCGCAGGATGCCGCCGGCTGCCGTGGTCCAGGGGCGCAGGTCCTCGATGTTGGCGTTGGCGACGGACGTGGCGTTCTTCGGAATCTTGATCCGGGCGAGCGGGAAGTGGTCGCCGGTCACCGCGGGGTCGGTGGGGGTGGCGGCGGCCGTTCCCTTGACGAGTTCGACGGTCATGGCGGTGGTGGCGTCGCCGTACTGTTCGTCCCGCTGCCGGGCGATGACCAGGTCGTTGCGCGGGTTGGCCGAGTCGGCGGGGTGCGTGCCGAGTACGTCGAGGAGCTTCTCCTGGTCGAGCGTGACGAGGTAGGCGCCGGTCGCGGTGGCGCTCGTCCCCTGGATCACGCCCTGGAAGGGGGCCACGGTGACCTTGCCGGACACCGTGGCGGTGGCCTGGACCCGGCCGGGGTCGCCGGTGGCCGCGCGGATGCCGCTGCGGGCCTGGACCGGTCCGGCCCCGGGTGCGGCGAGCACGCCGGTCGCGAGGCGGGCGTCCTCGGCGCTGACGGCCCTGTTGGAGACCCAGCCGGAGTCTCGTTCTGGGATGGGCGTGCTCATGGGGATGTCTCTCCTCAGTGCCTCGGGGATGTCACGGAACGGGGAACGCCATCACACGCAGACCGGTGAAGGCCGCGGAGCCCGTCGGCACGGCCGCGGTGCCGGTCGTCATGCCGCCGCCCCGGCTGAGGGTCTGCTGCAGCACCCAGGGCCCCGTCGTCGCGGGGATCAGCTGGTGGCCGATCGTGACCGTGGTGGTGAGCTTCGTGTGTCCGCCGTGAAAAGTGGCACAGGTGAGGCCCGCTCCGTCCGGCCCGCGCACCACGTGGTCCCATCGCTCGTCGCCCGAGGTGGACACCATCACCTGCCCCGAGAAGGAGAGCATCCGAGGGTAGGGCGCCGCCGGGACGGTCACCTGGTTGAAGACGAAGGAGTCGGCGCCCGCCGTGCCGGTCTGCGGCCAGCCCGCGTCGGCCGGGCCGAAGAACTGCACCGAGCCCGTGACCGCGGGGCGCCAGGCGCTGCCGACGCGTACGAGGTCGAGCCCGGTCTCCAGGTCGTACAGGCGTTGGCCCGTGTAGCCGTCGGCTGGGAGGTTCTCGTGGGTCTGCAGTGGCAGCATTCCGCCCGCGGCGACGGTGGACACACGCAGGTCCTTGATGTCGCCTCGGGCGATCGACCCAGCGTTCGCCCGGACGGTGATCGCGGCGAGCGGGATGTGGTCGCCGCGCACCGTGGGCGCGCCCGGCGTCGCCGCGGGGGCCCCGGCCACCACATGGACGAGCATGCCGTCGCTCGCGTCGCCGTACTGCCGGTCGGTCTGCTGGGCCACGACGAGGGCGATGCGGGGGTAGGACGAGTCGGCGGGGGCCGCGGTCAGCACGTCGAGGGTCTTCTGCTGGGCGAGCGTGATCAGATACGCGCCCGCCGCGGTCCTCCGGGTGCCCTGGACGACGCCTTGGAAAGGGCGCACGGTCACGTTGCGGGACGGTGTGGCGGTCGCCTCGACGGCGCCCGGGTTGCCGGGGCCCGGCTTGATTCCCGTACGGGCGGCGATCGGGTTGCCGGGGTCGGCGGACGCCGCGGCGAGCACACCGGTGGCGAGCCGGGCATCCTCGGCGTCGACGACACTGCCCGAGAGCCATCCGGAGTCACGTTCGAAGTTAGAGTCAGCCATGCGGGTGCGTTCCTTCTGTAGCTCTTTTGGTGTGCGGGTCAGAGCCAGGCGTCGCGCCACTCGGCGGTCAGCCGGGCGGCCGGGGCGTAGTCGCGGGCGCGGAAGAGCACGGGCGTCGAGCCCGGCCGCAGCGGGAACCAGTCCGAGCCGGGCCGCAGCGCGGAGCGGCGGGAGGCGGTGCCCTGGAGGAGGACCGAGCGCGCGTCGGTGTCGATGACCAGGAACTCGCCTTCCTGGAGGGTGAGTTCGAAGGCGAGTTCCTCACCGGTCGCGGTGTTGGTGATCACCGGCTGGACACAGGGCCCGCCGATCCGCCAGACGGGCCAGGTGGGGACGGTGCCCTGGTTCTCCAGCAGCAGCCGGCCGCCGGAGGAGCCCGATCCGAAGTCCAGGGGGAAGGTGAGCGGAAAGACGACGCCACCGCTGGAGGAGGGCAGCGGGCAGGTACTGGAGTTGAGCCCGAACGAGTACCGCAGCGGATCCGGCGCGGTCATGGTGAGGGAGAACTCGAAGCCGGACTTGCGGTCGACGATCTTCGTCTCGGCGGTGAGCCGGACCAACGCCCGCCGGGTGCGGTGCGGTTCGGTGACGACGAGCGGCGTGAGCGTACTGCCGTCGGCGAGTACGGCGGCCAGCCGGTCCTTGGCCGCTTCGCGGGCCGCCCGGCCGGGGACGACGGCGGTGCCCTCCAGGGTGATCACGCGAGAGCCCCGGTAGGAGGGGGCGTCGAACGCGCCGTGCCGCTCGGGCCGGTCGGTCAGGGTGAGCCGGAGGGGCGGGGTGCCGGCCCAGCCCTGCTCGCTGGTGACCCACCATTCGACGCCGGAGTCGTCGACGGTGTTCCCGGCCCAGCCGTCCACCTCGAACACCGGCTGCTGGAGCTGCTGCCCGCTCATCGCTTGGCCGCCCAGGCGAGTTCACGGGCGGTGATACGGCCGATCTCGTACTCGGACTGTCCGGGGCGGGGGTGGACGTTGACGGTGACCGGGGAGGCCGCGGTGGCGCCACCGGCACCGGCCCCCGAGCGGGCGGCGACTCCGGCGAGGCTGTAACCGGGTCCGATCGCACTCCGCGCGGTGGCGGTGGCGAGCCGCCCGGCGGCCCCCGCCACCCGGTTCCCGGCCCCCTCCATGCCCAGCGCGAGACCTTCGCCGACGTCACCGCCGAAGCCCATCATCACCTTGGACGGCGACGAGATGCCGAGGATGCTGCGGATGGGCCCGGGAATGGTGTTGATGATGAAGTTCTTCACGGTGTTGAGAAGGGCCGAGGCCGAGTTCTTGATGCCGTTGATGAGCCCCATGATGAGGTCGCCGCCCAGACCCATCAGCCGGTCGGGCAGTTCGGCGAAGAAGCCCCAGATCTTCCCGGGTACCCCCCGTAGAAAGTCAACAATCGCGTTCCACTTGTCGACGATCCAGTCCCGCACCGTCCCGACCGCCTCTTTGATCCGGTCCCAGTGCTTCACGATCGCCAGCACGGCGATCCCCACCGGCCCGGTGAGAATCGCCACGAGCAACGGCCAGTTGGCCTTCAGCCAATTGACCACGCTCTTCCCGGCATCGACCAGCCAATTGATGGCGGCCGACGCCCCTTTCATGACCGTCCCCACCACCTGCCCGATAATCTTGAACGCCGCCTGCACGACGGCCTGCACGGTCTTCGACTGCATGGCCATGTCGATGAGCTTGGTGATGAGCGGCATGATGAGCGCGAGGATGGCACCGAGGATGTTGGCCTTCATGGCGGTGTTGAGCCCGCGCTGGGCCGTGGTGGCCGTACGCAGCCCCTGACTGAACCGATTGAAGAACCCACCGCCCGACGCCGCGCTGCGGCCCGCCGACTGGACATCACGAGAGGCCCTGTTGGCAGCGGACCGCACCTGGTTGAGGCCGCTGCTCGCCTGGGTGGCCGAGGTCCTGAGGCGGCTTGTGGCCGTACTCGCCTGAGTCGCCGAGTTTCTGAGCCGGTCGACCGAACCACTGGCGCTGGTCGCCGCGCTCCGCAGCCGGCTGCCGGCCGTGCTCGTCTGGGTCATGGCGCTCCGGAAGCGGGTGAGCGCGCCCGTTGCCTGCACCAGTGCGGTTCTCATGCTCGACTCCTGTAGGGCGGGCGGGGTGGACGGACCAAGGAACTTATTTCTTCAACTGCCGTTCGATCGCGGCCATTTCATCGGCAAGGGCTGCCGTTTCGGGAACCGCGCCCTTCACCACGCGGACGAATTGCGCGATGGTCTTTCTGAGTTGCTGTTCCTGCTGTTGCAGCCGGTGGACGCTCGGGAAAGGGGCGGAGCCCTTGACCCGGGCGAGATCCTCGCGCGGGTTCTTCTTGCCTCTCAGCTGATCGAACTGCTGCTTGGCCCACGCACGGTTCGCACTGATGTCCTTGCGCATGTCACCGATGCTCCGCGGCTTGTCCAGCCTCTCCTCCACCGTGGCCAGCCGGTTCTTGGCCCTGGCGATCTCTTCCTTGGCTTTGTTGGCCTCTGCCAGGAGGTTCTCGGGCTTCTGATCCTTGACTTGCTTCCTCTCCTCCTCCGAGCGGAACCTGTTCAGGATGAATTCGTCGTACCTGTCCTGGAGTCCGAGCATCTTGATGGGGTCGAAGAAATTGAACTCGGCCTTCACCGCGTTGACCGCGATGTTGGCCACCACCCCTTCCACCTTTCCCGGCCCAAGGGCCAGCGCCACCTTTTCCGCTGTGGTGACCTCGATGAATTTCAGCAGGATGGGTTTCGACGCCTCCTTTTCAAGGGCGCTGATCCGCTGCTGCAACTGCTCGATCGGATTCGGTGGTGGAGGAGTGGCCATCTTCAGTCTTCTCTCGTGGAAGGCGTCTCAGGGCGAGCCGAGAAACGCCACGATCTCGGCCGCGGTCGCGGAACGTTCCTCTCCGGCGGCCGACAGGCCGGCGGCCGAGGCGCCCGCAGCCGAGTCGGGTCCGCCCGGTCGCGGCACCGGCTCCGGATAAGGCGCCGGCTCCGTGTCCTCGTCCCGGTTGGCCGTCGCGAACATCCAGTTGGCGACCGCGAGATGGTCGACGACCGCCGCCAGCAGATGATCCGTGACCGTCCAGTCCGCCTGTTCGCCATGGACGGCCCGGGCGAAGGACGAGTCGGCGGGCAGGTGTTCGGTCAGGACGCGCAGGCGGCGGGAGGAGAGGTGGCCCCGGTGCCAGTCGAGGAGGTCGACACCGTAGTGGCGGAGCAGGTCCGCCTCCAGGGCCTCGGCGTGCTCGTCGACCAGCGCGCCGAGGCTCAGCCTTCCCCCAGCGTCATGCCCGTCTCGTTGCCGTACGCCTCCAGGATCGCGGAGACGTCCTGGACGCTGATGTCGTACTTGCCCAGCCGCTCGAACTGCTCGGGCCCGAGCAGCAGCGCCAGCAGGCCGTCGATGTCGTTGTCGTCCAGCGCCGCGATCTGCTTGGCGATGCTGCGCGGGAACTCGGTCGGCAGGTGGAACACATCGCTGTCCACCTCGAACTCCCAGTCCTTCCCGAGGGTTTCGAGACGCTGGGCACGGGCGGCGTTGACGTT
This genomic window from Streptomyces sp. DG2A-72 contains:
- a CDS encoding DNA polymerase III subunit alpha, whose protein sequence is MPGFTHLHTVSGFSLRYGASHPERLAERASERHMDALALTDRDTLGGTVRFAKACAKAGVRPLFGVNLAVEEQESVRRQKRRTPVRGGAFIDESTPRVTFLARDGARGWAGLCRLVTAAHTAEDTPLLPRSAAPAEGLAVLLGPDSDVGRALAAGRPDRAARLLAPWREAYGDALRLEAVWHDRTGTGPGSLRLAARTVGFAAEQRIRPVLSNAVRYADPGLGPVADVLDAARRLVPVDPAKGLDSGEAWLKDAGVMLEAAERIVEAAGFRRDTALRLLEQTQATAAECLVDPEDDLGIGTVHFPEPHLVGAGRRTAQRALASRAAAGMVLHGYDHRRAYWERMHEELDIIAHHGFASYFLTVAQVVDDVKKMGIRVAARGSGAGSLVNHLLGIAHADPVEHGLLMERFLSKRRLVLPDIDIDVESARRLEVYREIIGRFGTERVATVSMPETYRVRHAIRDVGAALSMDPADIDRIAKSFPHIRARDARAALEELPELRGLAGEKEKYGRLWELTEALDALPRGIAMHPCGVLLSDASLLSRTPVMPTSGEGFPMSQFDKEDVEDLGLLKLDVLGVRMQSAMAHAVAEVERTTGERVDLDALDFERGNGDPATYELIRSTETLGCFQIESPGQRDLVGRLQPATFHDLVVDISLFRPGPVAADMVRPFIEARHGRAPIRYPHRDLEGPLRETYGVVVFHEQIIHIVDIMTGCGRAEADRVRRGLSDPESQGRIKVWFAQHAAAKGYDAETIQRTWEIVEAFGSYGFCKAHAVAFAVPTYQSAWLKAHHPAAFYAGLLTHDPGMYPKRLLLADARRRGVPILPLDVNVSGVAHRIELVSESGVWGLRLALSDVHGISEAEAARIADGQPYASLLDFWERARPSRPLAQRLAQVGALDAFGANRRDLQLHLTELHRGARGAGGGQLPLSGGRKTASAGLPDLSSAERLSAELGVLSMDTSRHLMDDHRAFLDELGVVSARRLRDARHGETVLVAGAKAATQTPPIRSGKRVIFSTLDDGTGLVDLAFFDDSHDACAHTVFHSWLLLVRGVVQRRGPRSLSVVGAAAWNLAELVELRAEGGLDVVAARLAEPVPEGGGDSTGGRRIQMPTGYEMHPWADLRPAGQEPSQIRKLWHQSPGSAG
- a CDS encoding phage tail domain-containing protein: MSGQQLQQPVFEVDGWAGNTVDDSGVEWWVTSEQGWAGTPPLRLTLTDRPERHGAFDAPSYRGSRVITLEGTAVVPGRAAREAAKDRLAAVLADGSTLTPLVVTEPHRTRRALVRLTAETKIVDRKSGFEFSLTMTAPDPLRYSFGLNSSTCPLPSSSGGVVFPLTFPLDFGSGSSGGRLLLENQGTVPTWPVWRIGGPCVQPVITNTATGEELAFELTLQEGEFLVIDTDARSVLLQGTASRRSALRPGSDWFPLRPGSTPVLFRARDYAPAARLTAEWRDAWL